One region of Labrus mixtus chromosome 1, fLabMix1.1, whole genome shotgun sequence genomic DNA includes:
- the LOC132975405 gene encoding tetraspanin-18B-like isoform X1, with amino-acid sequence MGQGEVSAGGLVMEGDCLGCMKYLMFIFNFFIFLGGSFLLGVGVWVLVDPMGFREIVAANPLLFTGVYVILAMGGMLFLLGFLGCCGAIRENKCLLLFFFMLILFIFLAELAAAVLAFLFREHLTREYFSRDLKRHYQGNNNTDVFSSTWNAIMTTFDCCGVVGPEDFEESLFRLLNPAQLVPEACCHRSSYISVEQCVSGGPTFRHNKGCYSAMVEHFETYIYTAGALSIVVLTVELFAMGFAMCLFRGIQ; translated from the exons ggTCAGGGGGAGGTGTCAGCTGGAGGATTAGTGATGGAGGGCGATTGCCTCGGCTGTATGAAGTACCTCATGTTCATCTTTAACTTCTTCATCTTC CTGGGGGGCTCCTTCCTGCTCGGCGTTGGCGTCTGGGTGCTGGTGGACCCGATGGGCTTCAGGGAGATCGTGGCGGCGAACCCGCTGCTCTTCACGGGCGTCTACGTCATCCTGGCGATGGGCGGCATGCTGTTCCTGCTCGGCTTCCTGGGCTGCTGCGGCGCCATCAGGGAGAACaaatgtctgctgctcttt ttctTCATgctcatcctcttcatcttcctggCCGAGCTGGCTGCTGCCGTCCTCGCCTTCCTCTTCAGGGAACAC ttaACCAGAGAGTACTTCAGCCGGGATCTTAAGCGTCACTATCAGGGTAACAACAACACGGACGTCTTCTCGTCCACCTGGAACGCCATCATGACCACG TTCGATTGTTGCGGCGTCGTCGGCCCCGAGGACTTCGAGGAGAGTCTGTTCCGTCTGCTGAACCCGGCCCAGCTGGTCCCTGAGGCCTGCTGTCATAGGAGCAGCTACATCAGCGTGGAGCAGTGTGTGAGTGGAGGCCCGACCTTCAGACACAACAAG ggctgTTACTCTGCGATGGTGGAACACTTTGAGACGTACATCTACACAGCCGGAGCTCTGTCCATCGTCGTGCTGACGGTTGAA ctcttcgCCATGGGGTTCGCCATGTGTTTGTTCAGAGGAATCCAGTGA
- the LOC132975405 gene encoding tetraspanin-18B-like isoform X2, with translation MEGDCLGCMKYLMFIFNFFIFLGGSFLLGVGVWVLVDPMGFREIVAANPLLFTGVYVILAMGGMLFLLGFLGCCGAIRENKCLLLFFFMLILFIFLAELAAAVLAFLFREHLTREYFSRDLKRHYQGNNNTDVFSSTWNAIMTTFDCCGVVGPEDFEESLFRLLNPAQLVPEACCHRSSYISVEQCVSGGPTFRHNKGCYSAMVEHFETYIYTAGALSIVVLTVELFAMGFAMCLFRGIQ, from the exons ATGGAGGGCGATTGCCTCGGCTGTATGAAGTACCTCATGTTCATCTTTAACTTCTTCATCTTC CTGGGGGGCTCCTTCCTGCTCGGCGTTGGCGTCTGGGTGCTGGTGGACCCGATGGGCTTCAGGGAGATCGTGGCGGCGAACCCGCTGCTCTTCACGGGCGTCTACGTCATCCTGGCGATGGGCGGCATGCTGTTCCTGCTCGGCTTCCTGGGCTGCTGCGGCGCCATCAGGGAGAACaaatgtctgctgctcttt ttctTCATgctcatcctcttcatcttcctggCCGAGCTGGCTGCTGCCGTCCTCGCCTTCCTCTTCAGGGAACAC ttaACCAGAGAGTACTTCAGCCGGGATCTTAAGCGTCACTATCAGGGTAACAACAACACGGACGTCTTCTCGTCCACCTGGAACGCCATCATGACCACG TTCGATTGTTGCGGCGTCGTCGGCCCCGAGGACTTCGAGGAGAGTCTGTTCCGTCTGCTGAACCCGGCCCAGCTGGTCCCTGAGGCCTGCTGTCATAGGAGCAGCTACATCAGCGTGGAGCAGTGTGTGAGTGGAGGCCCGACCTTCAGACACAACAAG ggctgTTACTCTGCGATGGTGGAACACTTTGAGACGTACATCTACACAGCCGGAGCTCTGTCCATCGTCGTGCTGACGGTTGAA ctcttcgCCATGGGGTTCGCCATGTGTTTGTTCAGAGGAATCCAGTGA